The genomic DNA CCAATATCTGATCGTTATGTCATCAATATTTAGTTTTGCTCAGTAATGTCGTATAGATATGTcgtcaacaacaacaataaagccTTATCTTATTAAGTGGAGTTGGCTATATGGATATTAGAAtgccattgcgctcggttttgTGCCCTATCTTCCGTTAGATCTCTTAAAGAGTCTTTTTCCAAGTCTTCTTAGGTCTTCATACCCCTGTAGCCCAAAGTTTCCATCTCGTAATcggtcttcctaggtcttcatACTCCTTTAGCCCTAAACCTCTGTCTCGTAATTGCTACATATGCCATcaaatgtttaattttgatcAGTAATTGAGTTTTGATTTCTGATCAATTTAGCCAGTTTCTCAAATATATTTGACCTGAAAGAAATTATCCCCGTGTTTGTTTTTGGTCCTTCTGAAGAGGATATGACATTCCATGACATAGTATTAGCTGAAGCCAATGATTTTATTAGTTATTATCTCACTGAAAAATTATACGTTACTAATGATGCAACCAGCACCAGACTTCGAACAGTTACCAGAATACATCCCTAAAATGTATGAGAAACCATCGGATAGATATTTCACAGATGGAACAAATGAATCTCAACTCTCCTTTTAATTTCCTCGGACTTTCACCTCGACGCCGGGCTTTCCACGTAGCTAACGATAGATTACAAGTAATCACCGGGATGTCATTTAGCTGTTTCGCCGCTAAGAGTGCAACTCCATTGAGGCCTCACTTTCCGGGGTTAACATCTGCAGCAGTTATTCCACATATGGAAAATGGCAGTGGTATCAGGAACTGGCTCCGAGGTTGTTGAGCTCCTGAATGACTTGCTCCATTGTCGGCCTGTTGTCAGGAAGCTCGTGGGTGCACACCAGTGCGATTTTTGCTAGTGCAGCTGCTTCAGGTTCTGAGAAGTTTCCCTTCAGGTTGGCATCGACAAATTCTTCGTATCTGCATGATTCTGCAGCTGATCGCATTGAACTACTAAGTTGCAGTCTCCCAGATATAACCTGGAGGATGATGACTCCGAATGCGTATATATCACTCTTCTCGGTGAAACGACCAGTGGTGATGTATTCAGGAGCTAGGTATCCCATGGCGGCACTTGTTTTAAGAGTGGAGAAGACAACATCATCAGCGAGCAACTTAGGAAGGCCAGAGTCCAAAATCAATGGGTTAGACTGCTGATCAAGGAGAACCTTCTCAACCGATATGTTTTGGTGGATTATGCCGGGTTTAGTTGCTTCACTGCTGTGCAAATATCCGATACCTGGTCAGAAAAGAACAAACAACATCACAATCAACATACTGGAATATGTACACACACATGGACGGGTCATTCCAGTGAAGATAACTTACCTTTTGCTATGCCGTTGATGATAGCGACTCTCTTGGACCACTCGAGGACTTTGTTCGTTCCATCTCCTACATCAAGATATTGAGAGAGGTTTCCCTGGGGAATGAAATCATAGATAAGGAAGCATTCACCCCGGCCCCTCGAGCAGCAGAAACCTTTCAGCCTGACAATGTTTTCATGTCTCAGTGAAAATAATAGTTCTAGTCCTTTCAAAAATTCAGATTCTTCAGACTTGCAGCTGGTCACATTAATGCTCCTTACAGCCACAAGAGAACCATCTCTTAGAACTCCTTTGTAGACGGAAGAGAACTTGCTTCTCCCCAATAAATTCACCTCGGAGAAGTATTGGGTTGCAGACTCTACATCTTCCATGTTGAACCAGTATTTATTCAAATACTCCTGGGAGAGACCAATTCCGTTTCGACCATCAGCCAATGGATCCCATCCGTTGGCGTACTCAAGACTCACAAGTGGAGAGGGACTTCTCCTGTAGAAATCCCTGGCCTGATCAGTGCTAAGACGACCATCAGAAGGATCGGATGTATTCCCAATCTTTTGTTTTCGTTGCCTGTACCGGATAAGGGCTAGAAATACTGCCCCGGCCAAAGTGACAGAGAGGGCAATAACGCCTGCAACAACTGCAGCTTTCGGAAACTTGGTCGATTTTCTGCAATGGGTTTGGTTGCAAGACGCTTGGAAATCTACAGATTCAGGGTTAGCTTTTGGAGTGGAATCAGTTATGTTTGGTCCAAGTGGTAGTCCATGAACATTCACGTTGTCCATGTCAAAAGGTGTGCAAGCTCGCAATTTAGAAAATCCAACTCCACATAAGCTTGGGTTGTTCTCGCACTGGAATCCTTCTTTTAATCGTTTCAAAGCTTTCATTACAAATTATGGAAATAATCAGAACAGTGAAAATACACAGAAAATGCCAAGCGAAGAAAATAGAAACATCAAATGATTTACGAAAATAAGTGAGGATAGACTGAATAGACATACCAAGAGGGGCAACTCCAGAAAGAGAATTGCTTCGGATATCAAGGGCTTCCAAGGATGGGATATCAGCTAGTTTTGCAGGAATTGTACCGAAGAACTTATTGAAGCTCAGATCAAGCCTTTTAAGCACTCCCAAGTTCCCCAAGCTTGCAGGAATTTGACCGGTTAGTTTGTTATGCTGCAAAGCAATAACACTTAGCCTCTTTAAGGATCCCATCTGTGTTGGTATATTTCCTGTCAGCTGGTTACAACATAGCTGTAGAACTGTGAAAGAccaagaagaaaacaagaaaaattattatatatgaAATGGGATTAAGCCAAGAACAACTAAATGTAAATGAGCAATTGAAGGTGAAACATCGATAGACATAAATCGAAGAATATACACTTGACTTGCAACCAAATCATAACCAGGAAAAACAAACCATCTTTACAATATAAGatggaaaaagaaatcaaataagACGAGTGAGCTTCATTTCCTGGAGACCAAACTCCAATTTCTCCTCGGGAAATGATTTCTGCACACCCCTTTTCTCTTTCTGCATTCTCTGTTTATTTTTCTCCCTTGATCTCAAAGGCCAGACAAAAATCTGAAGGATCTTTTCTTGCTCGTCAAAGGGAGAAAACAAGACTATAAAATTCACCCAATTATACTAATTCAAATAGCAGAATTGAACTGATTTTTGACGAAAAATCAAAGCTTTTCACCACTACATTAAGCTATTTCACCCAGTAATTATCCATTCTTACCTACAAAAAGAAGGGAATTCCTTTCTCTCAGAAACTGAAACATTTCAGACCAAAAAAATTACCAACCTTGCAGACTAGTCATGTTCCCAATCTCAGAAGGAATACCCCCAGTTAGATTATTGACGTTGAGATACAGATCAGTGAGGTCAGTGAGATACGATATCTCTTTAGGAATCTCTCCTGACAAGTTGTTGTAGTGCAGGTACAGACCCGACAAGCACTTCAGCTCCGCCACTGCCGGTGAGACCCGACCCGAGAGACCCTTCCCCACCAAAGAAACATTGGCCACTTTGCGGTGCTCGTTGCAGGCCACGCCTTCGAATGAACCACTACACGGGTCACCTTCTTTGGTCCACGACTTCAAAACCCTGCCTTCCGGGTCCAGAGAGGCCTTCAACTCCATCAGAGCTCCCAGCTCGGCATTCCCACAAACAGGTGGTGGGGTAGAACATGCGAGCAGAATAAACAGAGAAACCAGA from Pyrus communis chromosome 17, drPyrComm1.1, whole genome shotgun sequence includes the following:
- the LOC137722880 gene encoding LRR receptor kinase BAK1: MGLIHFLVSLFILLACSTPPPVCGNAELGALMELKASLDPEGRVLKSWTKEGDPCSGSFEGVACNEHRKVANVSLVGKGLSGRVSPAVAELKCLSGLYLHYNNLSGEIPKEISYLTDLTDLYLNVNNLTGGIPSEIGNMTSLQVLQLCCNQLTGNIPTQMGSLKRLSVIALQHNKLTGQIPASLGNLGVLKRLDLSFNKFFGTIPAKLADIPSLEALDIRSNSLSGVAPLALKRLKEGFQCENNPSLCGVGFSKLRACTPFDMDNVNVHGLPLGPNITDSTPKANPESVDFQASCNQTHCRKSTKFPKAAVVAGVIALSVTLAGAVFLALIRYRQRKQKIGNTSDPSDGRLSTDQARDFYRRSPSPLVSLEYANGWDPLADGRNGIGLSQEYLNKYWFNMEDVESATQYFSEVNLLGRSKFSSVYKGVLRDGSLVAVRSINVTSCKSEESEFLKGLELLFSLRHENIVRLKGFCCSRGRGECFLIYDFIPQGNLSQYLDVGDGTNKVLEWSKRVAIINGIAKGIGYLHSSEATKPGIIHQNISVEKVLLDQQSNPLILDSGLPKLLADDVVFSTLKTSAAMGYLAPEYITTGRFTEKSDIYAFGVIILQVISGRLQLSSSMRSAAESCRYEEFVDANLKGNFSEPEAAALAKIALVCTHELPDNRPTMEQVIQELNNLGASS